The DNA window CGAGGTCGGCACGGATGCGCTCGGCCTCGGCGCCACGACGACCGATCACGATGCCCGGACGGGCGGTGTGAATGTCGACGCGGACGCGGTCACGGGTTCGCTCGATCTCGATGCGGCTGACTCCAGCGCGGTCGAGCGAGGTCGCCAGCAGACGGCGGATCTTGACGTCTTCCGCGACGAAGTCGCTGTAACGCTGACCCTTCTTCGTGCTGTCGGAGAACCAACGCGACACGTGGTCGGTCGTGATTCCCAGACGGAAGCCGTATGGATTGACTTTCTGACCCATTACTTGCTCACCTTCTTGGCCTTGGCAGCGCCGGCAGTCTCATCAGGCGTCGAGAGCTCGACGGTGATGTGGCTGGTGCGCTTGAGGATGCGGAACGCGCGGCCCTGTGCGCGGGGACGGAAACGCTTGAGGGTTGCGCCCTCATCGACGTACGCCTTCGCGATGTACAGGTCCTGCTCGTCCAGGAACACGTTGTCCTTGTCGGCCGTGACGCGAGCGTTCGCGATGGCCGAGGCAACGAGCTTGTAGATGGGCTCGCTGGCACTCTGCGGTGCGAACTTCAGGATGGCCAAGGCCTCCTGAGCCTGCTTGCCACGGATGAGCGCGACGACACGACGGGCCTTCTGGGGGGTGACGCGGATGTGTCGCACGCGGGCGATCGACTCCACCATTTCTCTTCCTCCTTCACGTCACCGCGTTAGCGGCGACGGCCCTTCTTGTCGTCCTTCACGTGTCCACGGAAGGTGCGGGTGGGCGCGAACTCGCCGAGCTTGTGCCCGACCATCGTCTCGGTGACGAACACCGGGATGTGCTTGCGACCGTCGTGGACGGCGATGGTGTGACCCAGCATGGCCGGGATGATCATCGATCGACGCGACCAGGTCTTGATCACGTTCTTGTTGCTGGCCTCGTTCGCCGTGACGACCTTGCGGAGCAGGTGGTCGTCGACGAAGGGGCCCTTCTTGAGACTGCGTGGCATCTTCTCTTACTCCTACTTACGCTTCTTGCCGGCGGTACGACGACGAACGATGAGCTTGTCGCTTTCCTTGTTGGGGTGGCGCGTGCGGCCTTCTTTCTGGCCCCACGGGCTGACCGGGTGACGTCCACCGGAGGTCTTGCCCTCACCACCACCGTGCGGGTGGTCGATCGGGTTCATCGCGACACCACGGACGGTCGGGCGGACGCCCAGCCAGCGCTTACGGCCGGCCTTACCCCAGTTGATGTTCGACTGCTCGGCGTTGCCGACCTCACCGATGGTGGCGCGGCAGCGCAGGTCGACGTTGCGGATCTCGCCGGACGGCAGACGGAGCTGCGCGTACGGGCCGTCCTTCGCGACGAGACGCACCGATGCACCCGCGGAGCGGGCCATCTTCGCGCCGCCACCGGGACGGAGCTCGATCGCGTGGATGACGGTACCGGTCGGGATGTTCTTCAAGGGCAGGTTGTTACCCGGCTTGATGTCCGCGCCGGCGCCCGACTCGACGATGTCGCCCTGGCTCAGCTTGTTCGGAGCGAGGATGTAGCGCTTGGTGCCGTCCACGAAGTGGAGCAGCGCGATACGAGCCGTGCGGTTGGGGTCGTACTCGATGTGAGCGACCTTGGCGTTGACGCCGTCCTTGTCGTTGCGACGGAAGTCGATCAGACGGTACTGGCGCTTGTGGCCACCACCGATGTGACGCGTCGTGATGCGACCCTGGTTGTTGCGACCACCGGTCTTCGACAACGGACGAAGCAGCGACTTCTCCGGCGTCGTACGGGTGATCTCCGCGAAGTCCGCGACAGACGAACCGCGACGACCAGGAGTCGTGGGCTTGTACTTACGAATAGCCATTTCTTATTCCTCTTCGTTCCCGGCCGTCTTAGCCAACAGCCGTGAAGATGTCGATGGAACCCGACTTGAGCGACACGATGGCGCGCTTGGTGTCCTTGCGCTTTCCGGTGCCGAACTTGGTGCGACGGGTCTTGCCCTGACGGGTGAGGGTGTTGATCGAAGCGACCTCGACACCGAAGATCTTCTCGATGGCGAGCTTGATCTCGGTCTTGTTCGAGCGCGGGTCGACGAGGAAGGTGTACTTGCCCTCGTCGATCAGGCTGTAGCTCTTCTCGGAGACGACCGGCGCGAAGATGACGTCGCGGGGGTCCTTGTTGATCGCGGTCATGCCGAGACCTCCTCGGTTGCGGCCTTGGCGCCGGTCTTGCTGGCGACGAATGCCTCGAAGGCGGCCTTGGTGAAGACGATGTCGTCGGAGACGAGCACGTCGTATGCGTTCAGCTGGTCGTACGACAGCACGTGCACGTTCTGCAGGTTGCGGACGCTGCGGTGGCTGAGCTCGTCGTTGCGCTGGAGGACGATCAGGACGTGCTTCGAGGAAGCGACGTTCGTCAGGTACTCGGAGACGACCTTCGTCGACGGCTTCTCGCCGAACGAGAGCGAGTCGACGACGTGGAGGCGGCTGCCACGAGCGCGGTCGGAGATGGCACCGAGCAGAGCTGCGGCGATCATCTTCTTGGGGGTGCGCTGCGAGTAGCTGCGGGGCACTGGACCGTGGACGATGCCACCGCCGGTCATCTGAGGTGCGCGGATGGAGCCCTGACGAGCGTTACCCGTGCCCTTCTGCTTGAACGGCTTGCGGCCTGCACCGGACACTTCGCCGCGGCGCTTGGTCTTGTGCGTGCCCTGGCGTGCGGCAGCGAGCTGCGCGACGACCACCTGGTGGATGAGCGGGATGTTGGTCTGAACGTCGAACACCTCGGCAGGAAGGTCGACGGTGCCGGCCTTCTTGAGCTTGGTGTCGAGCACGTCGAGAGTAGCGATAGCCATGGAACTACGCTCCCTTCACTGCGGTGCGGACGAATACGATGCGGCCACGAGCGCCGGGAACGGCACCCTTGACGAGCAGCAGGCCCTTCTCGGCGTCGATCGCGTGAACCCGGAGGTTCAGCACGGTGACGCGCTCGCCACCCATACGACCGGCCATGCGCATGCCCTTGAAGACACGGCTGGGGGTCGAGGAGGCGCCGATGGAACCCGGCTTGCGGTGGTTGCGGTGAGCACCGTGAGATGCGCCCGTTCCCTTGAAGTTGTGACGCTTCATGACACCGGCGAAACCCTTACCCTTCGAAGTGCCGACGACGTCGACCTTCTGGCCGGCCTCGAAGACACCGTCGACGGTGAGCTCCTGGCCGAGCGAGTACTCGGATGCGTCAGCGGTGCGGACCTCGGTGAGGTGACGACGCGGCGTCACGCCGGCCTTGTCGAAGTGACCCGCGTCAGGCTTGCTGACCTTGCGGGGATCGATCTGGCCGTACGCGATCTGCACGGCGTCGTAGCCGTCGACCTCGGGGGTGCGGACCTGGGTGACCACGTTGGGCGTGATCTCGATGACGGTGACGGGAACGAGCTTGTTGTTCTCGTCCCATACCTGGGTCATGCCGAGCTTGGTGCCGAGCAGACCCTTGCTGGTCTTGGTGTTAGACATGTCTTCCTTCCGTCTCTACCGAGCTCAGAGCTTGATCTCGATGTTGACGTCCGCCGGCAGGTCGAGACGCATGAGCGAGTCGACGGCCTTCGGGGTCGGGTCGATGATGTCGATCAGACGCTTGTGGGTGCGCATTTCGAAGTGCTCCCGGCTGTCCTTGTACTTGTGCGGCGAACGGATCACGCAGACCACGTTCTTCTCCGTCGGAAGCGGCACGGGGCCGACGACGGTTGCGCCTGCACGGGTGACCGTGTCGACGATCTTGCGCGCCGAAGTATCGATGACCTCATGGTCATACGACTTCAGTCGGATGCGGATCTTCTGTCCCGCCATGTGTGACTCACTCTCTGTCTCGCGTCGTGCGGATCTCTCCGTATTGGACGCATATCGTGCGCTTTGCAACGTTCGGTTGCTCCGCGCCATTGGCACTACTGGTGTCGCACCACTGTTCTGCTGTCAACGACCACTCGCGTCTTGCGACCCTCGTGGTCATCCACCGGCTTCCACTCCGACTCGTGGTCGGGGCTGGGCGCAGCGCTGCTACGACCTGGATTGCGATGAAGTGATTGGTGTTCTGCTACCCGCGGCCTAGGCTCGATCCCTGTCGCGTTGCCGCGTCTGGGAGCTCCTATGCACTACCTGGCAGTGATCCGCCGGAGCGCGCACAGGCACGCTCGTCCGAAATACTGAACTGGACTAGTTTGCCACGGATCCACCATGCGTGCAACCCGGGCGTGTCGCGATCTCAGGATGGTCAGGATCCGCCCAGTCTCGGGGGTTCCAGCAGTCTCCGGGCCGCTCCTCAGCAGGGGTCCACGGCCTTCTCGACCTCGACCGGATGCACCCCCGGGGTGCCGTCGAAGACCACCTCGTCCACGGCTGAACCCTCGATCGACGCCTCCACCTCGACCGTGACCGTCGCGCCGGGCGGGATGCTCACGATCGCGTACGCGACCGGCCGTCCGTCGTCGCTCCCCGACACGTACGGGACGTCCACACCACCGACTCGGACCGCGCGGATCGCGGAGTCGTCGGGGGCGTAGGCCATGATGCGGAGGCGGATCGTGCCTCGCTCGAGCCCCTCCCGTTCGTAGAAGCCCGCGATGTAGTCGAACTCCTCCGACCCGAGTGACGCCTCGGTGTCGATCGTGTTGGTGAACGCGGACGAGACCGTCACCGGACGCGTGCCATCGGCAGCACAGGAGCCTGCGGCGACCCGCACCCGCTGCTGCAGGTAGTACTCGAGCTTGGAACCGACGGCGTCGGCGAGGTAGAGACCGAAGGAGGCAGCTCGATCCGAGCGCTCCGGGCCCGCTCCCCCGACCCCCGCGAGCACCAGCGCCCGCTCCTCGACCCGGTCAGGGCTCCAAGCGAGCAGACGATGTTCGTCCACCGCCTGCGCCCAGGCCTCGACCGCCTGCGGGACGTCGACCGCACCACCCTGCAGCTGGGCGACGAGCGCCTGCACGGTGGAGGTGAAGGTCGCGTCCTGGGCGCGGTTCGCCTCATCCGTCAGGCCGGGGTGCTCCCGGTAGACGCCGTTCAGGAGCCGCGCGACCAGGGTGTCGCTCGTGATCGCCGAGCCGTCGTCGAGGGCGACCGGGCCGGTCGCCCTGAGGAGGTAGGAGAGGGCAGCGGGGTCGACCGCGAGGATGAGGTCGGGTTCGACCCCCTGGCTCTCCTGCCACAGCTGGGACGCGACCTGCGCGCCATAGGGGAAGTCCGGGCGAGCGGTCACCTCGTGGATGGAGGTGCCGGCGAGCGCATAGCCGTCGCTTCGGTAGAGCTCGTCGGTGTCTGCCGGGAGCGGCAGGACCGGATCGGCATGGGCCACGAAGTCCGCGGCCGAGAGCGTCCGGGTCACGTCGAGCACCCCGTCCTCGATGTGGACGAGGACCGAAGCGCCGGCGATCCCGCCGAGTGCACGGCTCTCCGCCGAGTTCTGGAAGAGCACCGCCACATCACGCGGACCGTCCTCCCCCAGCAGCCCGGGCAGCGCGCGGAGCACCGGCGCCAGGCTGGCGCTGAGCGACGAGGCATCCTGCAGTGGTCCGTCGACGCCGCCGAGCGCCGCGGACACCTGTGGGAGCAGCGCCGAGCGGTCGAGGCGGTCGAGCCGCGCTACCTGCTCCTCCAGTCGCTCGAGCGCCCGGGCGGAGGTCCGGGCGATCTCACCCAGCCGCACGGTGTCGAGCCGACCGTCGACCGCGAGGCCGTCGAGCGGCAGGGCGAGGACCGGTTCCAGCACGTCGTCGACGACCACGTGCGCCGCCTCGACGGCTGTTCGGACGGCTTCGAAGTTGGCCCCGGCGACGGGGACCCGCTCGGCGATCCACCAGTCGACGCCCCGGGTGACTTCGAGGGCACGTTCCACCGCGCGCCCCGCGCGATCCAAGGCCTCAGTGTCGACACCCTCCGCACCGCCTCCGCCGACGCCGGCCCGCACCGCTTCGAGTTCCGGCAGCGCGGCGACGAGTTCGTCACGGACGCCCAGGGCGTGCGTCGCTGCGGAGACCGTCGCGACTCCAGCGCCCAGGAGGACCGACACCCCGAGCAGACAGGGGATCAGCACGCGGGGTCGGAAGCGGCGGCGTGGAGTGGAGGACGAGCGGGACACGTGGACCTCGGGTGGGTGATGTTGCCCGGGTTGGCAGACGTCTCATATATTACACGCCACCGCTGAACATCTGCTGCGAGCATCAGGGAACGACGAAGGGCCCGGAGCATACGCTCCGGGCCCTTCGTGGAACCGACTCGACCGCGGACGGCCGATCAGGTACTTGCGTCAGCTGATGCTTACGCGAGGACCTTCGTGACGGTGCCGGCGCCGACCGTGCGGCCACCCTCGCGGATGGCGTAGCCGAGGCCGACCTCCATGGCGATGGGCTGGATCAGCTCAACGGTCATGTCGGTGGTGTCGCCAGGCATGACCATCTCGGTGCCCTCGGGCAGCGTGATGACGCCGGTGACGTCGGTGGTGCGGAAGTAGAACTGCGGACGGTAGTTCGCGTAGAACGGGTTGTGACGCCCACCCTCATCCTTGGACAGGATGTACGCGGTGCCCTCGAAGTTCGTGTGCGGCGTGACCGAACCCGGCTTGACGACGACCTGGCCGCGCTCGACGTCTTCACGCTTCGTGCCACGGAGCAGGAGACCACAGTTCTCGCCGGCCCATGCCTCGTCGAGCTGCTTGTGGAACATCTCGATACCCGTGACGATCGTCTTCTGCGTCGGGCGGATGCCGACGATCTCGACCTCGGAGTTGATCGCGAGCGTGCCACGCTCGGCGCGGCCCGTGACGACGGTTCCACGACCGGTGATCGTGAAGACGTCCTCGATCGGCATGAGGAAGGGCTTGTCCTTGTCGCGCACGGGGTCCGGGACGTTCTCGTCCACGGCGTCCATGAGGTCGAGGATGCTCTGGACCCACTTCTCGTCGCCCTCGAGCGCCTTGAGGCCCGAAACGCGGACGACCGGAGCGTCCTCAGCGAAGCCCTGCGAGGCGAGGAGCTCGGAGACCTCGAGCTCGACGAGCTCCAGGATCTCCTCGTCGTCGACCATGTCGGACTTGTTCAGCGCGACGAGCAGGTAGGGGACGCCGACCTGCTTGGCGAGCAGCACGTGCTCACGCGTCTGTGCCATCGGGCCGTCAGTGGCGGCGACGACCAGGATCGCGCCGTCCATCTGCGCAGCACCGGTGATCATGTTCTTGATGTAGTCGGCGTGACCCGGGGCGTCGACGTGCGCGTAGTGGCGCTTCGGCGTCTCGTACTCGACGTGCGAGATGTTGATCGTGATACCACGCTGACGCTCTTCCGGCGCGGAGTCGATCGACGCGAAGTCGCGCTGCACGTTGGTCGCGGACGGGAACTTGTCCGCCAGGACCTTCGAGATCGCCGCGGTGAGCGTGGTCTTGCCGTGGTCGACGTGACCGATCGTTCCGATGTTGACGTGCGGCTTGGTCCGCTCGAACTTGGCCTTTGCCACTGTGAGTCCTCCTCAGGACGTTGTGCGGGGCGGCGGGCACCATTCGATGCCCGACGCACTGCAGGGATGTGTATTCATGTTACGCGATCCGGCTGGGTGTTCGCACACCCGGCCGGACCGCGGTGAAGAGAGAGTGAGTGACTACTCGCCCTTGTTCTTCTGGATGATCTCGTCGGCGACAGCCTTCGGGACCTCCGCGTAGCTCTCGAAGGTCATCGAGTACACGGCACGACCAGAGGTCTTCGACCGGAGGTCGCCGATGTAGCCGAACATCTCGGAGAGCGGGACGTTGGCACGGATCACCTTGACGCCGGTGGCGTCGTCCATGGACTGGATCTGTCCACGACGGGAGTTCAGGTCACCGATGACGTCGCCCATGTACTCCTCAGGAGTACGGACCTCGACCGCCATGAGCGGTTCGAGGAGGACGGGGTTGGCACGCGAGTAGGCCTCCTTGAGACCCATCGAGCCGGCGATCTTGAACGCCATCTCCGAGGAGTCGACGTCGTGCGCCGCACCATCGGTGACGATCGCCTTGACACCCACGACCGGGTAGCCGGCGAGGCCACCGACCTGCAGGGCGTCCTGGAAGCCGGCGTCGATCGACGGGATGTACTCGCGCGGGATGCGACCACCGGTCACGGCGTTCACGAACTCGTAGGTCGTCTCCGGAGTGACGTCCATCGGCTCCAGATCGAACTGGATCTTCGCGAACTGACCCGAACCACCGGTCTGCTTCTTGTGCGTGTAGCCGTACTTCTCGACCTTGCGCTTGATGGTCTCGCGGTACGCGACCTGGGGCTTGCCCACGTTGGCCTCGACGTTGAACTCGCGCTTCATGCGGTCGACCAGGATGTCGAGGTGGAGCTCGCCCATGCCCTTGATGACGGTCTGGCCGGTCTCGGTGTTCTGCTCGGTGCGGAACGTCGGGTCCTCTTCGGCCAGCTTTTGGATCGCGGTGCCCAGCTTCTCCTGGTCGGCCTTGGTCTTCGGCTCGATCGCGACCTCGATGACGGGCTCCGGGAAGCTCATCGACTCGAGGACGACCTGGTTCTGCGGGTCGGACAGGGTGTCACCGGTGGTGGTGTCCTTCAGGCCGATGACCGCGTAGATGTGACCGGCGGTGACGAAGTCGACCGGGTTCTCTTTGTTGGCGTGCATCTGGAAGATCTTCCCGATGCGCTCCTTCTTGCCCTTGGTGGAGTTGATGATCTGCGCACCCGAGTCGAGACGACCCGAGTAGACGCGGACGTACGTCAGGCGACCGAAGAACGGGTGCACGGCCACCTTGAACGCGAGCGCGGTGAAGGGCTCGGTCGAGTCGGGGTGACGCTCCACGACCTTCTCCTCGTCGCGAGCGTCGTGCGCCTCGATGGCGGGGACGTCGAGCGGGGAGGGCAGGTAGTCGATGACCGCGTCGAGCATCGGCTGGACGCCGCGGTTCTTGAACGCCGAGCCACAGAGGACCGGGTACATGGTGCTGGTGATGGTGAGGTGACGGATCGCGGCCTTGATCTCCGCGACGGTCAGCTCTTCGCCACCGAAGTACTTCTCCATGAGTGCGTCGTCGGTCTCGGCGACGGCCTCGAGGAGCGCGGTGCGGTACTCGGCCGCCTTCTCCTTGAGGTCTTCCGGGATCTCCTCGATGGCGTACTTGGCGCCCATCTCGACGTCACCCTTGGCGTCTCCACGCCAGGTGAGTGCGCGCATCTCGACCAGGTCGACGACGCCCTCGAAGTTGGACTCTGCACCGATCGGCAGCTGGATGACCAGCGGCTTGGCGCCGAGGCGGCTGATGATGGTGTCTACCGTGAAGTAGAAGTCGGCGCCCAGCTTGTCCATCTTGTTGACGAAGCAGATGCGCGGGACGTCGTACTTGTCGGCCTGACGCCAGACGGTCTCGGACTGGGGCTCGACGCCCTCCTTGCCGTCGAACACGGCGACGGCGCCGTCGAGGACGCGGAGCGAACGCTCGACCTCGACCGTGAAGTCGACGTGGCCGGGGGTGTCGATGATGTTGATCTGGTTCTTGTTCCAGAAGCACGTCGTCGCGGCGGACGTGATCGTGATGCCGCGCTCCTGCTCCTGCGCCATCCAGTCCATCGTCGACGCACCGTCGTGGGTCTCGCCGATCTTGTGGTTGACGCCCGTGTAGAACAGGATGCGCTCGGTGGTGGTGGTCTTGCCGGCATCGATGTGGGCCATGATGCCGATGTTGCGGACCTTGTTCAGGTCGGTGAGCACGTCTTGTGCCACGGGGTCCTCCGGGGATAGGTAGGGGTGAGCTGATTCACTCGGTGATGCGAGGGCGGACGGATCGTCCGCCCTCGCATCGGGCGGCGACTACCAGCGGTAGTGCGCGAACGCCTTGTTCGACTCGGCCATCTTGTGCGTGTCTTCACGACGCTTGACGGCTGCACCGAGACCGTTCGATGCGTCGAGGATCTCGTTCTGGAGACGCTCGGTCATCGTCTTCTCGCGGCGGCCCTTCGCGTAGCTCACGAGCCAGCGGAGAGCGAGGGTGTTGGCGCGGTGAGGCTTGACCTCGACCGGCACCTGGTAGGTGGAACCACCGACGCGGCGCGAACGCACCTCGAGGGTCGGACGGACGTTGTCGAGCGCCTTCTTGAGCGTGACGACGGCATCCTGCTGGTTCTTGGCGGTGACGCCTTCGAGTGCGTCGTAGACGATGCGCTCAGCGAGGCCCTTCTTGCCGTCCAGCAGGATCTTGTTGACGAGCTGGCTGACGATGGGGGCGCCGTAAACGGGATCGGCGACGACGGGGCGCTTCGGAGCTGGACCCTTGCGAGGCATTACTTCTTCTCCATCTTCGCGCCGTAGCGGCTGCGAGCCTGCTTGCGGTTCTTGACGGCCTGCGTGTCCAGGGCGCCACGGACGATCTTGTAACGGACACCCGGGAGGTCCTTCACACGACCGCCACGGACCAGGACCAGCGAGTGCTCCTGGAGGTTGTGGCCCTCACCGGGGATGTACGCGGTGACCTCGGTACCGTTGCGCAGCTTCACGCGGGCGACCTTGCGCATCGCCGAGTTCGGCTTCTTCGGGGTGGTGGTGTACACGCGGGTGCACACACCCGCCTGCTGCGGGTTGCTCTTCAGGGCGGGCGCCTTGGTCTTGACGACCTTGGGGCTGCGGCCCTTCCGAACCAACTGCTGAATGGTTGGCACTACTAGCTCCTTGATGATGACTGCACGGTGACAGTGGTACTGCAGCATTCGTGGGCCGGTCTCCCGGATCACGAGGTCGTATGGACCCACCGGCGCCGCGCGAATGCGCGTCGCTTGGATGGTGGGTATGCCGTGGGGGCGATCGACTGCCGGGACCAGCCCGGCCGGGATCCACCCGATGGTGCGAGACGGGCGTCCGCTCCGCGAGTCACCCTCCGAGGAAGGCGGACAGCACGAGAGCGCACGACAGTGCGCACACCCAACCAAGACTAGCCCGAGCCGGAGCTGCGGTCAAACGACGACGACCCCTGGAAGCCGTGCTCCCAGGGGTCGTCCAGCTGTCGGTCTACGGCAGGGGGACGAACGTCGCGCCCTCGTCCGTGAACCCCTCGACCGTGCCGCCGACGTTGAAGTCGACGGGGCCGCCGCCGCCGGGGCCGGTCTGGCCGGTGGCCGGGTCGGTGAGGGTGCACGTCATCGACATGCGCCCGACGGTCTCCGATTCGACGCTCCACCCGGTGCCGTTGAACTCGCCGACCGTGAAGGTCGGGCGGGTGTCGAACGTCCAGGTCACGCCGGAGGGGGTGTAGCCGGTGGCGTTGCGGATCTCGTAGGGGCAACCGGTCGGCGCGATCTCGGTCGACGCTCCGCAGCCGTCGATGTAGGTGTTGACGGCTTCCTCGATCGCCGTCGTCCCGGCGTCGGTGAGCGCGACCGAGAGGGTGGCCGGCTCAGCCGTCTGTCCGTAGCCGAGCGCCGTCGCGGTCGTGGCCTCAGCCGAGTACCAGTCGCTCTCACTGAGGGCGACGTCGTAGGTGCCCGGGAGCGCCCGCAGCTGGTAGGAGCCTTCGGCGATCGGCTCGACGTCCGTCAGGTCCACCCCGCCGACGGTCGCGACGGCGTCATCCGGTGCGACCACGTCGACCTGGACGGTACTGAGCTCGGGCGCCTCGAGCTTCCACTTGTCGAAGAGCACGGCGTCCTTCCCGACCTTCGTGAGCGTGAACTCCTGGTCGACGCTCTCGCCGCCCTGGGTGAGTCGTGCCTGCACCGTCGCGGTGTCGCCGCTCGTGGTCGTCTTGCCGATCGTGTACCCCGAGACCTTCCCCGAGGCCTCCTTGTACGCCTCGTCGGTCAGGAGCACGTCGGCGTCGGACACCTCGGTGCCGGAGAGCTTCAGCGCCTCCTCGGCGTCGCCCGCCTTCAGCGCGTCGAGGTAAGCCTTGACCGTGACCTCGGGCGCATGGAGCGAGTTGCCGATGCTCACGCCGACGATGCCGCCGACGATGATGAGCAGGAGCGCGCTGCCACCGGCGATGATGCCGGTCAGGCCCTTCTTCGACAGTTTCTTCTTGGGCGGCTGACCGGCACCGCCGTCGTACGAACCGCCGCCCTGGCCGTACGGTGCCTGGCCGTACCCGCCCGGTGCCTGTGCGTACTGTTCAGTGGGCTGCTGGCCGTACTGGCCCGTGTCCTGCTGGCCGTACTGACCCGTCTGCCCATACTGGCCCGTCTGGCCGTACTGACCGGACTGCTGGCTGTACTGACCCGACTGCTGTCCGTACTGACCGGTCTGCTGGCCGTACTGGCCCTGCTGCTGACCGTACTGGCCGGACTGCTGGTCGCCGGACCCCGACGGCTGCGTCGGCGACTGCCCGTAGGGCGACTGCTGGCCGGACTGCCCCGTCGGGTGCTGGCCCGAGGCGGAGGACTGCGGGCCGTTGCCCTGCCAGCCCTGCTGCGGGTCGGGCTGAGCGGGCGGCTGCTGCCACTGGGGCTGCTGCGGGTTCTGATCTCCTGGACCGGTCATGGTGTTGCGCCCCCAATGAGCATGGATCGTGCTGCTGACAAGTGCTCGAAAGTATAGTGACGCCTGTTGGACAGCACGATGGGGAGATCTCCCCTCCTGGGTCCGGGAAGACCCCGACGCCTCCCAGGCGGAGGCGACTACCAGGGGGACGTCGGCGAATCGAGTTCGAGCGCGAGATCGTCGAGGAGCGCCGCCACCTGCGGTTCCACGTACCGTTCGATCGCGTCGTGGATGGCCCGGCGGTGTCCGATGAGGAGTTCGCACACCCGGCGACCGGTCTCGTTCGCGCACTGGTCGGCCAGGGCGATCTCGGTGCGCAACGCCTCCTTCGCGTCGTCCGACAGCGGCGGCGGGGGCGGCACGGCTCGCGCCTGGGACGCACCGAGCTCGGTCAGGGTGAAGAGGTACGGCTGGCCGGGATCCGGATCGGGGTCGAGCTGGAGTCCGTCGAACTCGGGGTCGAGCCCCTCCCCCGGCCGGTAGGCCCGCTGCGCCTCACGGAGGTCGGCCGCCCGCAGTTCAGCGCGCAGGATCGGCAGGTTCCGGTCCGTGTACTCCGCGACCGCGTGGTCGACGATCGTCTTCATGCGGG is part of the Plantibacter sp. Leaf314 genome and encodes:
- a CDS encoding DUF4878 domain-containing protein, translated to MTGPGDQNPQQPQWQQPPAQPDPQQGWQGNGPQSSASGQHPTGQSGQQSPYGQSPTQPSGSGDQQSGQYGQQQGQYGQQTGQYGQQSGQYSQQSGQYGQTGQYGQTGQYGQQDTGQYGQQPTEQYAQAPGGYGQAPYGQGGGSYDGGAGQPPKKKLSKKGLTGIIAGGSALLLIIVGGIVGVSIGNSLHAPEVTVKAYLDALKAGDAEEALKLSGTEVSDADVLLTDEAYKEASGKVSGYTIGKTTTSGDTATVQARLTQGGESVDQEFTLTKVGKDAVLFDKWKLEAPELSTVQVDVVAPDDAVATVGGVDLTDVEPIAEGSYQLRALPGTYDVALSESDWYSAEATTATALGYGQTAEPATLSVALTDAGTTAIEEAVNTYIDGCGASTEIAPTGCPYEIRNATGYTPSGVTWTFDTRPTFTVGEFNGTGWSVESETVGRMSMTCTLTDPATGQTGPGGGGPVDFNVGGTVEGFTDEGATFVPLP
- the rpsL gene encoding 30S ribosomal protein S12, with the translated sequence MPTIQQLVRKGRSPKVVKTKAPALKSNPQQAGVCTRVYTTTPKKPNSAMRKVARVKLRNGTEVTAYIPGEGHNLQEHSLVLVRGGRVKDLPGVRYKIVRGALDTQAVKNRKQARSRYGAKMEKK
- the rpsG gene encoding 30S ribosomal protein S7 produces the protein MPRKGPAPKRPVVADPVYGAPIVSQLVNKILLDGKKGLAERIVYDALEGVTAKNQQDAVVTLKKALDNVRPTLEVRSRRVGGSTYQVPVEVKPHRANTLALRWLVSYAKGRREKTMTERLQNEILDASNGLGAAVKRREDTHKMAESNKAFAHYRW
- the fusA gene encoding elongation factor G, translated to MAQDVLTDLNKVRNIGIMAHIDAGKTTTTERILFYTGVNHKIGETHDGASTMDWMAQEQERGITITSAATTCFWNKNQINIIDTPGHVDFTVEVERSLRVLDGAVAVFDGKEGVEPQSETVWRQADKYDVPRICFVNKMDKLGADFYFTVDTIISRLGAKPLVIQLPIGAESNFEGVVDLVEMRALTWRGDAKGDVEMGAKYAIEEIPEDLKEKAAEYRTALLEAVAETDDALMEKYFGGEELTVAEIKAAIRHLTITSTMYPVLCGSAFKNRGVQPMLDAVIDYLPSPLDVPAIEAHDARDEEKVVERHPDSTEPFTALAFKVAVHPFFGRLTYVRVYSGRLDSGAQIINSTKGKKERIGKIFQMHANKENPVDFVTAGHIYAVIGLKDTTTGDTLSDPQNQVVLESMSFPEPVIEVAIEPKTKADQEKLGTAIQKLAEEDPTFRTEQNTETGQTVIKGMGELHLDILVDRMKREFNVEANVGKPQVAYRETIKRKVEKYGYTHKKQTGGSGQFAKIQFDLEPMDVTPETTYEFVNAVTGGRIPREYIPSIDAGFQDALQVGGLAGYPVVGVKAIVTDGAAHDVDSSEMAFKIAGSMGLKEAYSRANPVLLEPLMAVEVRTPEEYMGDVIGDLNSRRGQIQSMDDATGVKVIRANVPLSEMFGYIGDLRSKTSGRAVYSMTFESYAEVPKAVADEIIQKNKGE